The Streptomyces sp. TG1A-8 nucleotide sequence CAGGAACGGTGCCCAGAGGACGAAGTTGAAGAGGCTGATGTGGAGGGTCGTGACCCACAGCCACGTGCGGGAGGTGAACTCCTTCCAGCCGCGTCCCAGATCGGTGAACAATCCATGGCGGGGCGAGGCCAACTGCGACAGGGGCAGCCCAGCCAAGGCTATGACGCTCACGCCGTAGCTGACCGCATCGACAGCGACCACGGTGCCCGCATCAGAAACAGCGATGAGCAGACCGGCTAGACCTGGACCTGCGACCGAGGTCACAGCCTGGGCGATCTGAAGCAGCGAGTTGGCGTCCGCAAGGTCATCTGGCGGAACGAGGCCGGGCACCAGAGCCGTCATACCTGGGCTGAACCCTCCCTCACCGATTCCGAGGACCACCGCCAGCACGACCACTTCCCAGAGCCTCGCGCTATGGGTGAGTAGCAGTACAGCCAGCGTGCCTTGGGCGGTGAACCGCAGCAGATCCGCGGCCAGCATGACTGCACGGGCTCCGAGCCGATCGGTGAACACGCCGCCGAGCAGCAGTACGACCAGCACCGCGAGGATCCGCGCCGCCATCACCACGCCGACGGCGTCGACCCCGCCGCCAGGCATCTGCAGCACGGCGAAGGTCGTTCCGATCGTGTTCATCCCGGTGCCGAGTAACGACATGCTCTGGCCGACGAGGAAGCGGCGGAACCGGGAGTACCGCAGCGTGCGCAGGCGGTGAGTGGTTGATCGGGGCTTGGATGCAGCGGGCGGGCGAGTGCGAAGCGTCATGGATCCGCACTGTTCCTCCATGGACCTATTCCCTGCAAGCGTTTCCGGGAAAAAAATCTGAGTCTTTCGCCAGTAATTTTCCTTCCCAATGAATTGGCGCAGTAAATGGCCTCTATTTACTGCAACATGCCTGGTGGTAGGCTCGTTGGAAGAAGGATGGGGCAGACTCCATGGAGTTTATTTACTGCGGGTGGCCAGTGTGATCCAGTGTGAAACTGACAGTGCCGGCACACCTCGCCCGGCGCCGGTGGAGTACAGCGTCGCCGTTGACTGCTATCTCGCTGCGGCCGATCTCGGCACTTCCTCCCGCCGCGTCTACCGCATCTCGCTGGCCGGGTGGTCCTGGCCATTGGTCGACCGCCGGGCTCCGACCGGTCGCGAGCGCCGGGGAGCGCACCCACCCGTCGTTCCGCTTGCCCTGCTCGACGACCCGAAGGCCCAGGAGCGGCTGCAACGGGGACTGACTGATCGCGCCGCCGCTGCCGAACCACGCACGCTGGCCCGCGAACTGGCCTGCCTTCGAGCCGCTACGGCATGGTGGCTAGCAGAAGGCTGGATCACCGCAGACCCGGCCGCCGGACTGGCACCGCCAGCTCCGTGCCCTGGACCGATACCGAATGCCTCTGGTGCTTCCACGGCTGCGAGGGTGACTGCCGCCAACCCGGATCGGGCCCACGCTGCCCTCGCCTTGCGGGCTCCGCTCAGGGAGTTGACTCTGTGGCATCTCCTACATGAGTCGAGAGCCCCCGTCGAACAGGTGCTTGCCCTCGATATCGACGACCTCGACCTACCCGGTCGCCGCACCAGGGCGCGCGCGGCAGCATCCCTGAGCTGGGGACGAGGCACGTCACGCCTGTTGCCCATGCTGCTGGCCGGGCGCACCGCGGGGCCGGTGTTCGTTACCGACCGACGGGCCCCCGCCTCCACACCGGCGGCTGACCGCTGCCCGGTGACCGGCCGAGGACGGCTTTCCTACCGCCGGGCCGCCGAGCTCTTCACAGCCGCGACCAGACCACTCGATCCAGCCGGCCGCGGCTGGACCCTGCTAGTTCTGCGCGACCGGGCACCCCGGAACAGGTCGGTCCCCCGATGACGTACCGGCGAGTTGCCGCTATCCAAGGACTATCGAAGAGCCTGGCTTCTGGGACGTGCAGCGACGAGCTGACCTCAACCTGCGCCCTCAACGCGAGGCCGGTTCCGCCTAATCAGCCCAGCACAAGGGCGAGTTGGCGGACCTGTCACCTCATACTGTAGGAGCGGATCACGAACTGCCGCCAACAGTGCGTAACATCCCCTTAGTACTCCAGTACGGTTTCGTGATCTACCCAGCGGATTCGTCGGCGGATCGTCGTCGGTAGTGACTGCGTCGGGCTGTTGCCTGGTGGCGTCTGCGCCAGGCGGACCAGTGCAGCAGCCTGGCCGCCGACACGGCCAGTGGGTTGAGGAGGGCGCCGAAGAGGCGGCGGATCTCCGGAACGGTCAACGCAATGGGGTCGCTGCTGCGGGCGAGCTGGTGCGGCTCGGCGGTCCGCTTCGGCGGCGCTGCGCCGGCGGCGAGGGCGGTCAGGAAGGCCAGAGCGAGCATGGCGAGCGTGATGTGCCGGTGCCAGGAGGTCCAGTGCCTCACCTGGTAGTGGCCGAGTCCGACCTGACCCTTGGCGGCCTGGAAGCACTCCTCGACGCTCCAGCGGATGCCGGCGACGCGGACCAGTTCGGACAGGGCCACCTTTGTGGGTGACCAGCACAGGGAGAAGGCGAGTTCACCGGTAGTCCGGTTACGTCGGATGAGCAGGTGACGGTGGCAGTCGGTGCCGATGTGGATCCAGGCCCAGTCGTAGTACCGCGGGCTTTTCGCACCGTTTCTGGCGCTGTGGCGCTGCCAGGCCGTGGCGGGCAGGCGGCCGGCGACGGTGTCCGCGCGGACGGCGGTGCGGCCGTGGTTGATTCTCACCCGCATCGAGCAAGCGACGGCCAGCACGTAGCCGGTGCCGCGCGCCTCAAGGGCGGCGCGGAGCTGGGGGTCCTGGCCGTAGGCTTCGTCGCCGGTCACCCAGGACGCGGTGATCCCGGCGTCCAGCGCGGCGGCGATCATCTCCCCGGCCAGGCGGGGCTTGGTCGTGAACTGGGTGTCCTTGGGGATCCCGGCCGCGTGACGGCGTTCGGGATCGGAGCACCAGGACTGCTCGGGCAGGTAGAGCCGACGGTCGATCAGGGCCCGTCCACGGCGGGTGGCCAGGGCGAGGAACACGCCGACCTGGGAGTTTTCAATGCGTCCCGCGGTGCCGGTGTACTGCCGCTGCACACCGGCCGAGGCCCGGCCCTTCTTCAGAAAGCCGGTCTCGTCGACGACGAGAACGGCGCCGTCGGCGCCAAGGTGTTCGGCGGTGTACGCGCGCAGGTCGTCGCGGACCGCATCGGCGTCCCAGCGGGCGTAGCGCAGCAGGCGCTGCATCGGCCCGGGTCGGCTGTGGCCGGCCTGTTCGGCCAGCTGCCAGCAGTTCTTGCGCTCGACGTTCGACAGCAGCCCGAGCAGGTAGGCACGGGCCGCGGCCCGCGGCTCAACTCGTCCGAAGCGGCCCGCGATCCGGGCCATGACCTGGTCGAACATCGCCCACCAGCGGGCAGGGTCTACGCTATGGCCCGCGGCCACCGCACGATCTTCAGGAGTCCACACAACCCCGATGATCACGCGGTGGCCGTACCCGTTCCCAGCCGGGTCCGCGACAAGATCGCGAAACCAGACTGGAGTACTAGGAGGACAGCTTGACCGTGTTCTGCGGCATCGACTGGGCGGAGCACCACCACGACGTCGCCATCGTCGACGACACCGGCACCCAGCTCACCAAAGCCCGTATCACCGACGACGCGGCCGGCTACAACAAACTCCTGGACCTCCTGGCCGAACACGGCGACAGCCCGCAGACCCCGATACCCGTGGCCATCGAGACCAGTCACGGCCTGCTCGTTGCCGCCCTGCGCACCGGCAGCCGCCAGATCTTCGCGATCAATCCGCTCGCCGCGGCCCGCTACCGCGACCGCCATGGCGTCAGCCGCAAGAAGTCCGATCCCGGCGACGCTCTGGTCCTGGCGAACATCCTGCGCACGGACATGCACGCCCACCGGCCGCTGCCCGCCGACAGCGAACTCGCCCAGGCCATCGCCGTGCTGGCCCGCGCCCAGCAGGATGCCGTCTGGAGCCGCCAGCAGGTCGCCAACCAGGTCCGCTCCCTGCTCCGCGAGTACTACCCCGCCGCCCTGCACGCCTTCCAGGGCAAGGAAGGTGGCCTGACCAGGGCAGACGCCCGAGTGATCCTCTCCCTGGCGCCGACCCCGGCGAAGGCGGCCCGGCTCACCCTCACCCAGATCCGCGCCGCCCTCAAACGTAGCGGACGCACCCGGTCCTTCGACACCGAGGCCGAACGTCTGCGCAGCGTCTTCCGTGCCGAGTACGCCCACCACCTCCCGGCCGTCGAGGACGCCTTCGGCCAGCAACTACTGGCCCTGCTCAAGCAGCTGGACGCCACCTGCCAGGCTGCGGACGACCTCGCCACGGCCACCGAAGTCGCCTTCCACCAGCACACAGACAGCGAGATCCTGCTCAGCTTCCCCGGGCTCGGTCCCCAGCTCGCCGCCCGCGTCCTCGCCGAGATCGGTGACGACCGAACCCGCTTCGCCGACGGCAGAGCACTCAAGTCCTACGCGGGCTCCGCCCCGATCACCCGCGCATCCGGGAAGAAGCGCTTCGTCGGCCGCCGCTTCGTCAAGAACAACCGGCTCATGCACGCCGGCTTCCTCTGGGCCTTCTCAGCCCTCTAGGCCTCCCCCGGAGCCAACGCCCACTACCGCCGCCGACGCGAGCACGGAGACTGGCACAACGCCGCCCAGCGCCACCTGCTCAACCGCTTCCTCGGACAGCTCCACCACTGCCTCCAGACCCGGCAGCACTTCGACGAGCAACACGCCTTCGCACCACTGCTTCACGCCTCCGCTTGACCCGGGCATCGACCACAACCGCAGACGGAAAGTCACTCAAGGAGGGTGAGTGAACGAAGATCAGCGTCCAGCAGTCGAATCAACTCGCCAACCCGACCGCCCCCACCCGGTGCCGCCGGGAATCGTTTGAGCACGTCAACGACGACCGGGGTCGCGTGATGCACCGCTCGCTCCAGTTGCTCGGCAGCAACGCTCCGATCGTCACCAGCAACGAGTTCGGCCGCCCTGGCTGCATAAGCGGCGGCTCCGAGGATGTGCTTGACCTGGGTGGCCTTGGCCAGAGGATGCAGATAGGCGGCGCCTGCCGCAGACATCGCTGCCCACGCTGCCTCGCGCGCAGCCGCAGTGTCCGCACTCTTGGCTGCCTTGAGGGCCGCCGACGCTGTGTCGCGCAGAGTCTTCCCGCGCTCGCCACCCCGAGCGAATTCCCGCGCGGCACCGACAGCGTCTCGAGGCCGCGAGTCGTCTGGCTGATCGGCCTCGAAGATCTCGAGGGCCATCTCCGCGCACGCCGCGGCGAACGCGGTGACCTCACGAAGGTCCTGCCTGCTCAGAACGATCTCGCTCGCTTCACCCGTCATGAGCCCATCTTCGACCACCGCGCCGACCGCCTTCAGGGCACACCAGGAGGGCAGCTTGACTCCTTAGCCCCCTGAGATGTCTTTCGTGCGCTTACGCGGCCAGGGCGTGAGCGGGCGGGGCGGTGTAGGTGGCGGGGTCGGCCGGGGTTCCGTCGTAGCACTCCAAGCAGGAACCCAGGGTGCGCAAGGGCAGGCAGTGGTGGTAGCGGCGCAGGCATGCCGGGCAGGTGGTCCGAGCTGCCATGGCCTTGTCGAGGGCGGCTTCCTTGGCGAGGGTCATGGGCCGGATCGGCAGGGCGAGGTCGCGCCGGTAGAGGTAGGCGGGGCGGGTGCAGGTGCGCTGCGGGCGGGTGGCGCACGCCCGGCACCGCAGGATCGCGATCGGCTCCTGTCCGCCGGGGCGGAGCCGGTCGGCGCGCAGCTGGCGGCGCGTGGCCAGGCCGGCCGGAGCGGTGCGCCAGTCGTACTCGGAAACCAGCGGGTTCGCGGATTCTGAAGGTTCACGTGACAGGAACCCGCTGGTGGGGTGTGGGTTCTGGAGTGGGGAGGCACGCGGGTTCAGTCGCGACGTGTCAGGCAAGATGAGGCTCCAATCGGTTGGGGAGGGCTCGGGGTGGGTTACGAATTGCAGGCGGTCATCGCGAGTGACGAGGTGCTGCGCATCGCGTCGCGCGAGGTTCCTGGAGCCCAAGTGGTGCCTCTTGGCCAGGGCCTGTCGCTGATGCCGATGACCGATGAGGTCTTCGATGCCGTCACGGACGGCAGCGACGGACGAGACCTGGGGTTCTGGCGGCTGCCAGGGGGCTTCGACACGCTGCTGGCTCAGTGGTCTGCTGCGGGGCCGATCGCCTATGTGGAGGCCGAATACTTCGGCGGAGTCGGCGAGCAACGAGCCGCTGTCTGGGCTGACGGCGCGCTGGCACTGGGGCCGCTGGATGAGCCGACGAAGAAGCGGTTCTCGCGAGCAGTCAGCCCCATCTCCCAGGCCCTGCGGCGGCTGGGCGCCCGAAGGAGTCTGGGCGAGGACGAATACGAGGCCGTGGGGCTGGGCCGCCATCGCAGCAACGAGGACTGGATTTCGTCCAGCGCCTGCTAGGCCTGAGTGGGATCGATGGTGAAGCGCTCGGGGTAAGCCATGCGGACGTAGTGGATCGCGGTGTGCGAGGTGATCCCGAACAGTCGCATCAGCCGGATCGGGTCGGCGGTTTCGCGGGCCTCGTCGAGGAACCGGTCCTGCCGGAGCTGGGTGGGGTTGATGCCGATTCGGTCGCGGAGTGCTTTGAAGTTGGAGGGGCCGACGGCGGGCCGGTCGACGTGCAGGGCGGTGATGGGGCTGACGATCAGGTAGGGGTTGGTGCTCAGTGGCCACCGCTGGTGGCGCTCGATCAGCCAGTCCTTGACGAGTTGCAGTGCGAAGTCGTCCAGGTGGATCTCGTGGTCGAGCCGGTTCGGTCTGCGGATCCGCAGGCGCCCGATGGAGCGGTCGAGGTCGTCGAGCCGGATCTCGGCGACTTGTTTGGGACGGACGGCATAGACAGCCATCAGGACGAGAGCGAGCTTGTCCTTGATGCCGGGGACCTGGTCCAAGAGCCCCTTGAGTCGGTCCGCCGGGATGGGCCGCGGGACCCTGACGGGCGCGGTCAGGTGCACGTTCCTGGCCGGGTCGCGGAAGATCCGGCGCTCGCGCCGCAGGGCCCTGAAGAGCGACCGCAGCCCGGTGAAGTACGAGTAGTTGACGGCGGCCGTCTTCACCTCCTCCTCGGTGACTTCGTTGAGTGACCTGAGGTGGTCCCAGGCGGGAAGGACGGCCACGACGTGCAGCATGTAGCCGCGGATCGTGTTCCAGGGCATGGCTGGTGAGGGCCGTTTGCCCTCGCCGCGGAGCACGGACACCCAGGCGCGAAGGTCCGCCTGGAACTGCGCGGGTGCCTGGCCCACCCACCGGTGGACGGATGCCTCGTCGGTGCCGACCGCCTGTGAATCCGGGGCCAGCAGGCCCTTGGTCTGCAGGAATCCGGCGACTCGGACGGTGTTGTAGTGCTCGGTGATGCTCCCGGCGCCGTAGACGTCGCGCTCAGGTATCGGGGTGTCGGTGCCGAGCCAGGCCAGCAGCACCCGCAGGGTGCGGAGGCTCTTCTTGCGAGTGGCGCTGGACCAGGACTGTGCTCGGGCGAGTCGGTCGAGTTCGTCGACGAGGTGCTGCGCCTCGGGCATGATCTTCAGTAGCCCGGGGTCGCGGATCGCTGTCCAGTCCCGCTCCGGCGCCGGGAAGAGTTCGAGTTGAGCGGGGTCGATCAGGTGCTCAGGCCAGTAGCAGCGGGCCGCTCTGGCTCGGCGAGCCTGATGCCGTCGTGCGGTTTTGAGGTCGCGGCCGGTCTTGTTCGCGTAGATGTCAATTTCACCGCCGAACCAGAGTTGGTCGAGGACCGGGGCGTCGGCCAGAGTCTGCTCCAGATGGACGACACGGCAGCGTCGGCAGCGCCCCAAGGAGAGCGGAAGGACTCGGTGGCAGCGCCGGCACTCGCCGGTGTCGTTGAACCGATTCCAGTTCTTGCAGGCGGAACAGAGCTTCGCGGTGGTGCCGGACCAGGACAGGCAGTGTTCGCAGCTCACAGCCGGGGCATGGGGATGCAGTGCCAGATGCCACCGGTTCGGGCGGCGCCGCAGCAGCCCAGCGCGACGGAACAACTCCACCAACGGTCCGCGCAGTTCCGGGAGTCGAGCGAGGTCCTGCTCGCGGACCAACTGCTGGTCGGCTTCCCGGCCGGCCAGAGCGAGACGGGCCATGTGAAGGGCCAGGCGCTTCCATGCCTCGCCCAGCTGCCGTTCAGCCGCCATCTGATCGACCGCCGCGGCGACCGCGGGCAGCTCCGGGAAGGAGCGGTTCGCGATCCGATGCGCGTGCTCGATCGTCAGCGTCCGGGGCAGTTGCGTCCAGGACAGCTGACCGGGGATCTGCGGGGGACAGACTCGCGGATCGTCACAAACGGTCGGTGAGCTCGGCCCTGGCGACCAGGGGCGCCAGCGCGGGACCGGCAGCTCCGAGCCGAACCGGAAGACCACCTGACGCCAGTGCATCCCGTCTGCCGATCAGTTGGGCGGAAGCCCGCGCAGGCCACGGCCGTTGCCCGGAACGGGACGGACCGCGGCGCCGTGATCGGGCCGGGCGCCGGCCACCCGTCGTTCGTCGTGCTCGCGGGAGGCGAGATACGACTCCGGCTCGGCCTGCATAAGGTCAGCGACGGTGCAGTCCAACGCTGCGCAGATCTTGTCCAGGTCCTCCAGCCGGACCGTGACCGGCTTGCCGCTCCAGAGTGCCGCGACCTTGCTCAGCGACGGCGTGAACCCCACCTCCGCGAGGACCGCCTGCAGCTGCGTCGGCCTCCAGATGTCGCGCTGTGCGGCGACCATCCGCAGGTTCCACTTCATCGCTCATGCCTCCATGCTCAACCGTCGAACTGCCCGGCGTGCGGACTGCAGGCTGGCCAGCTCCGGGTCCGCCTGGACGGTCGACAGGTAGCCGACCGTGGTACTGGCCCAGATGTGGCCAAGGACCTTCTGGACGTCCCACAGCGCCATGCCGCTCTCGTAGAGGTGGGTGGCCCGCGCGTGCCGCAGCAGGTGGGGAATCAAGCAGGTCACCGGCCCGGGAAGATAGAGCTCACCGGCCGTCCTGAGGGCCTTGCGGAACGCGTCGGGCTGCACGGCCGTGGACACGGTGATGCCCGCGGAGGCCAGCGCCCGGGGACGCCGTTCGGAGGGGAACAGCGGTGCTGCCGGATCCAGGGGGTCGTCGCTGAATACCCCGCGGACTTTCTCGATGTACCACCACAGCAGTTCGCGTCCCTCGGCGAACAGGTACGCCTGCCGCTCACGCTTGCCCGAGCCGCCAGCCCCCTTGCCCTGGACCACGAACCGGCCCCACTGGCCAAGCTCCCAGTGGATGTCTCCGAGGCGGACCGCGCACAATTCGCTCGCACGGACCCCGGAGATGTAGGCGAGTTTGGCCATCACGTAGTCGCGTACGGCCACCTGGTACTTGCGCGCCGCCGGGAGCGATGTCCGCCACTGCGCGAAGCACTCCGTCAACGCTCGCTGTGACGGAGGAACGCGCAGGCCGAAGTCACCCCGGTGCACTGGCCTGTTGAACGTGTCGACCGGCGACTCGACCGTCGCGCCGAACCGTCGGGCGATCTCACCTGCATAGCGCTGTTCCAGGAACGCGAAGTAGCTGTCGACCTTGGTCAGCTTGCTCCGCACCGTAGAGCGGGCCCGGCGGCCCTGGCCGGTGTAGAAGCGGTCCACGTGCCGCGGCGTGAGCCGCCAGGGGACCAGGTCGTAGAAGGAGCACAGCTCCATCACCGGCTGGACCAGCTTCTCCAAGGTTGTGGGAGCAAGCCCGGCGACGTCCCGGGCCCACAGATACTCCGACACGGTCTCCAGGTAGAAGCCCTGCTCGTCGACGGCATGGGTCTGTGCGGCAGCCCGCCGCTGGAGCACCTGGACATCGGCCAGACCACTGCCGTCAGGCCCATCGGCACCGTGCAAGTCGCCGTCCCCCGACTGCCCGGTGAGCAACGTCAGGCGGCGACTTCCCGATTCCCCCATAACCTCGCAAGTTACTGGCCGTGCTCGCAGAATCTGACAGCAACTCGGGGAATCCGACACGAACGGGTGACAGTCGGCGAGAAGGCTCTCACCTCCTCACTTGCACTGTTCTCGCACCAGAGGGCTCCGAGGAACCCGCGTGAACTCCAGTTGGTAACCCCTGGAGGGCGCGCGGCAGGCTCGGGGTCGTGTTCACAGTGCTCCCCGGGAGACGGTCGGGCTCAGGTAGCGGGCGGCGGCGGACACGAAGTCGTCGTGAGCGGCCTTCGCGGCTTCCCGGGCGGCGGCCAGGTCGTCGGTGGTGGCGGATGCGTCGCGCATCGCGTACGTCAGCGTGACCATCGCGTCAGCCGCGGCGCGCACGGCCTGGTCCTCGATGAGGACGCGCAGCGCGACCAGGGGGCGGGTGATTGCGCTGCGCGTCAGGTGACTCTCAGCGCGCAGGGTCTCGACCTGCTCGGGGCCGGCGCCCTTGAGGAGGGCGTCGCCGCGCATCCACATCGCCCGGCGGTGGTCGGATGCGGCGCAGGCCAGCGTGGTGACGGCCTCCAGCCGGTCCCGGCGGACCGACTCGCCGTGGGCGATGCGCGCCTGTCGTTCGGCGGCGCGTTCCTGGAAGCGGCCGGAGACGATTGCGCCTGCCAGGGTGCCGGTGATGGCGAGGGCGGCGGTGATGAGGGTGGCTAACACGCGGGGACCTCCTGGGTGTGGTGAGCGCGGCGGGAGTGTGGTGTGCAGGCCGGGCGGCCTGGCCCGCACCCGACCGCGAGGGGTTCGGGTGCGAGGCAGGTGGTCCGGAGCAGGGGGTTAGTACTCCAGCTGTAGATCGCGACCTTCGTAGGGCGAGGTCTTCCCGGCGGCGGCAGCGGCCGGCTTGGGCTTGGTGGCTGCGGCGGGCTGGCGCGTAGGGTGCCGGGATGATCGCGATGCCAGAGGAGTTCGCACAGAGCACCGTCGACCGCGAGGGGGAAGCCGGGGCGGCATGGCTCGCCGAGCTGCCCGGGATCGTAGAGGAGTTGCTGGGGCGCTGGGGGTGCGTGCCGGATGGCGAGGTCATGCACGGAGGTGTTGGCGTCATCGTTCCGGTACGGCGGCGGGCTGAGGAGAGCTCCGTGCTGAAGGTGTCGTTTCCGCATCCCGGCAACGTCCATGAGCCGGATGCGTTCGTTGCGTGGGGCGGGTGCGGCGCGGTCCTGCTGCATGAGCGCGACGACGAGCGGTTCGCGATGCTGCTGGAGCGGGTTCAGCCCTCGACCCTGGCGGAGGTCGAGG carries:
- a CDS encoding MFS transporter translates to MEEQCGSMTLRTRPPAASKPRSTTHRLRTLRYSRFRRFLVGQSMSLLGTGMNTIGTTFAVLQMPGGGVDAVGVVMAARILAVLVVLLLGGVFTDRLGARAVMLAADLLRFTAQGTLAVLLLTHSARLWEVVVLAVVLGIGEGGFSPGMTALVPGLVPPDDLADANSLLQIAQAVTSVAGPGLAGLLIAVSDAGTVVAVDAVSYGVSVIALAGLPLSQLASPRHGLFTDLGRGWKEFTSRTWLWVTTLHISLFNFVLWAPFLVLGPTLAQQRLGGASAWGLVLALYGIGSIGGGLALLGRNPSRALVWSVAASAGWAVPAAALAARLPLGWVAAAALLAGAGAAVCNTLVTTVIQREIPAEIRGRVSAFDSLGAFALGPLGLALAGPVSGVVGADRLLGLGVLWQLAAVGVVLASPSVRRHGAR
- a CDS encoding IS701 family transposase: MARIAGRFGRVEPRAAARAYLLGLLSNVERKNCWQLAEQAGHSRPGPMQRLLRYARWDADAVRDDLRAYTAEHLGADGAVLVVDETGFLKKGRASAGVQRQYTGTAGRIENSQVGVFLALATRRGRALIDRRLYLPEQSWCSDPERRHAAGIPKDTQFTTKPRLAGEMIAAALDAGITASWVTGDEAYGQDPQLRAALEARGTGYVLAVACSMRVRINHGRTAVRADTVAGRLPATAWQRHSARNGAKSPRYYDWAWIHIGTDCHRHLLIRRNRTTGELAFSLCWSPTKVALSELVRVAGIRWSVEECFQAAKGQVGLGHYQVRHWTSWHRHITLAMLALAFLTALAAGAAPPKRTAEPHQLARSSDPIALTVPEIRRLFGALLNPLAVSAARLLHWSAWRRRHQATARRSHYRRRSADESAG
- a CDS encoding putative immunity protein is translated as MTGEASEIVLSRQDLREVTAFAAACAEMALEIFEADQPDDSRPRDAVGAAREFARGGERGKTLRDTASAALKAAKSADTAAAREAAWAAMSAAGAAYLHPLAKATQVKHILGAAAYAARAAELVAGDDRSVAAEQLERAVHHATPVVVDVLKRFPAAPGGGGRVGELIRLLDADLRSLTLLE
- a CDS encoding RRQRL motif-containing zinc-binding protein encodes the protein MPDTSRLNPRASPLQNPHPTSGFLSREPSESANPLVSEYDWRTAPAGLATRRQLRADRLRPGGQEPIAILRCRACATRPQRTCTRPAYLYRRDLALPIRPMTLAKEAALDKAMAARTTCPACLRRYHHCLPLRTLGSCLECYDGTPADPATYTAPPAHALAA
- a CDS encoding helix-turn-helix transcriptional regulator, translating into MKWNLRMVAAQRDIWRPTQLQAVLAEVGFTPSLSKVAALWSGKPVTVRLEDLDKICAALDCTVADLMQAEPESYLASREHDERRVAGARPDHGAAVRPVPGNGRGLRGLPPN
- a CDS encoding site-specific integrase → MHGADGPDGSGLADVQVLQRRAAAQTHAVDEQGFYLETVSEYLWARDVAGLAPTTLEKLVQPVMELCSFYDLVPWRLTPRHVDRFYTGQGRRARSTVRSKLTKVDSYFAFLEQRYAGEIARRFGATVESPVDTFNRPVHRGDFGLRVPPSQRALTECFAQWRTSLPAARKYQVAVRDYVMAKLAYISGVRASELCAVRLGDIHWELGQWGRFVVQGKGAGGSGKRERQAYLFAEGRELLWWYIEKVRGVFSDDPLDPAAPLFPSERRPRALASAGITVSTAVQPDAFRKALRTAGELYLPGPVTCLIPHLLRHARATHLYESGMALWDVQKVLGHIWASTTVGYLSTVQADPELASLQSARRAVRRLSMEA